GTAAATCACCATGGAATTATGAGATTATCTTTTGTGTTCTTATGTTTTAAGTAGAAAACCAATCATAAACTTTTCATGGCTGCGTTGCATAGATACTGGGTTTTTTGACCATTTTagtttttcttaaattgttgACCGGTGAAACACTATCTTATTGATTTACTTCTACAATAGCAATGAGTAAGTGTGAGAATTTATTCTGTTGGAATAGTTTACATCAGGAATTCTTCTGAAGTGTTCTTGTATCTTTGCAATTACAATACTATATTGTATGTCGTTTTGTCCTTTTGATAATCAAGAGACAGAAATACAGACATAACTTTATTATGTGCCTGATATTCTTTGCAGTGGATATTACTGTCTATCGTAATGGCTACCATGGAGATCTGAATGAGACATTTTATGTTGGAGAAGTTGATGAGGGTGCAAAGAGGCTTGTCCAAACGACTTATGAGTGCCTAATGCAAGCCATTGATGCAGGTAAACCCTCGTGCTGCAGCCTGAAGTTTTACAGTTTTGGCTCTCAAACATAAGTGCTCATATTTGACATTACCTGGGAATGACTTTTGTTGCAGAACACAAAAGTGCTGTGCACATCTCTAGCAGATGACATCTATTATATAATACACTGATTAAAGATACACTTCCATATGTGGTTGTCGCAACATTTTATTATAAGTGTGGGTTTACGAGTAAAGTGTAAGTGATGCTGAGGTGATCCACATATGTTGATATTTACGTAGAGACAACAGTATTGGACAATTACATGAATAAAACATCCTTAATCTGAATTGTTTAGAGCATGTGAAGAGCCAAGTTTTTGGAAGACCAATGTGCCTTTCTACTTCTCTAATTTATATGGCATTTGTAACATGAACCAGTAATGCAAAACATTGTTTGAAGACTTAAACACCATATCTCGTTGCCCCAGCAAACTTAACTGTTTCGTCTTATACCCACTTACATACTTGGTGAATTAAGTGATCATAGTGGAGGGACGAAGCTGTTTGCTAAAGTAGGTGAGCACATGAAACACGATTGTTACAGAGGTGATGTTAGCCTGAATGGTGTTAGGTGATTAGTTTCAGTGAAAGAAAGCTCTATAAATTTGTATCTTTTAAATTTTGCAGTAAAACCTGGTGTTCGGTATAGAGAACTAGGAAACATTATTCAGAAACATGCTCAAGCAAATGGATTCTCAGTTGTTCGGAGCTACTGTGGGCACGGAATCCATAAACTCTTCCATACAGCCCCTAATGTGCCACACTATGCCAGTGAGTATTCCTTTTGCACCGTGCTACAGACAGGACATGCTTTGCAATGAATGCACCCAATATAGTTCTTGCTCATATTTTAGTAAAGCAGTATATTGTCTAACAGTCATTACGTTAGCATTTGTACACttgtgaaataatttgttttttgaacTTGGGATCATAAAGTGTTTCATGAAACTAAGTGGATGAGTTACATACCCAGTTATTGTGTAGAATGAGTAAGTTGTCAGCTTTTTGTATCATTTTCTGATGAATCTCTCAGATCGATCCCTATTTAGCATGAGTAGGTAAGCATTTTCAGTCAGATCAAAGTGAAAACTTTATGCCATTTCCTGATGTATATAAGTGCagagtggttttgttttgtttttgtttgtttgttgcatGATGTAGACAGGTGATGTGCCTAAATCTGGATTCTGTTTCAATTCCCTTTTCTCCATTTGAATGTTATGGTGTTGTTGGAAATCATGCAGGGTGCAGAGGAAGAGGGATCTACCCCCCTTCTCCCTTCCACCTCCTTGGTGTTTTCAGGTTTAGTTTTTGGAAATGGTCATGTCCCTATAACTGTAGCAGCAGGACTGAGGGGCAGCATCCACAGAAGCAATAGAGAGAAGCTTGAAGATGAGCAGGCAACTAAGGACTGGAAAAATACCACAAAGCAGCAATAAACAGTTCACACCCACTTCAGCTGCATAACTCTCTTGATAGGACCTTCATTTCCTCACGTCTGATGGATGCCTCTATCTCCACTTATTCCAAAAAGCTCCAAACAGAGGATGTACTTGTATCACAGCAGTCCAATATTTTGGCTTTcctgggccacactgagtgaaaaggaattgtcttgggccatgtataaaatatataacataGCCAGTATATATAGATAACACCAcctcttttttaataaatatatgtatttttaattaaaatatattttttcaaaggcAACAGAAGTGTAAAACTACTGGCTTGGACACGTGTTGTAGATTATAATCACTTctataaaatgatttttcaggaaatagaaaaaaacagttaatcATCAGGTAGAAGGATATCAATTCCTAGTATTCAAATTTGGTGATGTATGATGAAGAGAAtaggctgcctggagaagttGTCAAGGCCAAGATAGATGGGcctttgagcagcctggtctggtggaaggtgtccctgcttatGGAGGGTTGGATATggggatctttaagatcctttccaacccaaactgttctcAGATTTCAAGAGAATCTGAATTCTGGACATGGAGGaacattttatataaaataaaataatttgagaaaaagaaaatttttctttccaggttGATGGGGACtttgagctctttttttttttttgtactgagcCAAAATGTCTGTTGCCAAGAAATGTATTACTTgtagttttttcctttttttttttttcttgtttccttttctctgttttctttcatttgtgttttttgttttgttttgttttttaaacacagattgGCAACAAATGCAAAGTGGAAAAACTTGAAGCCTTTtggacaagaaaaaatgaaagctgctgCTTATTTCTGGCTTAatataaacagattttttaaaagcaaaaagctcattttataatcttttgaattatttaacaaaaattatgaaaatttaTAGGGGCAGTAAAAAGGATAAAACTTGTGCAGATGCAAAAAActagaaactgaaatgtaaGTGTTGAGCATAAGAAAATACCAGCAAATGATAAGGATCGAGGCAAGACCCTTTAAGTAAATGAAGTATTCTGTATTCTGTTACGCCTACCCAGTGTCTGAAGTTTTTAAGACATCCAGGTGATGTAGACATTTTAATAGATTTCTACAACTAGAGAACTCTAGGGATGGTGAATCTGTATGTAGGAGTCTATGCAAATTTTCTACCACAGCAAAGTGGTTGAAATACTGGCATTTGTTGGAGCTCTCACATACTAGGCATAGTTACATCTAAGCTGTACCGACATTCAAGGTGAGAcagggcaaaggaaaagagctgaagCCTTTCTTCAAAGTGCACTTCTCCATGTATACTGTGCATCACCCCATGAACCTCCACAGAAAGACTTATGGCTTATCTAACATCAGAAAGTTCCAATGCTAGAAATTCCCtgcttattattttcttttaatgttacCTAAAGAAAAACCTCACTGTCATCCTGATACTGCTGTGTCTCCTTTAATATTCCAGAAGAATGAGGGGGACAATgtctttcagaaacagaatcatACTAGACTGTTAGCTTATTTCAAAATTCATTGGAAGTTCAGGTGGAACTGACTTAAGAGGTCTTCAAGCCTTCTCTGAATATcttaaatgcttatttttactaaaaattTTAATTGATGTCTTTCACCATAAAAGTTTGTAgaccatttttgtttttatagaatTGGAGTTAGACAACAATTAATTTCAAACTCTTTGAGTAAATATTGCAGTgctgggagaaggaaagaaagagaggactAAGGGAAATTTTAATGTAAGATTGAAAATGAATGGATGAGTGAATGCATCATCTCTCAAGGGCTTTTCTGACTTCCCCTTACTATCTTCTTCTAGGATAAGGATTCATCAATTACCTAAAGTGTGATCAATTTTCTAACTTGAACgtttattttattgcagaaaataAGGCGGTTGGAGTCATGAAACCAGGTCATGTATTTACAATTGAACCAATGATCTGTGAAGGTGAGCACTTGGGCAAAAGCCAAAAATCCCTAAACTAAATTGATTCTGCATAATGCCCAAATAGAGTTTACTCCTTGTTTATTATTAAGAAGTGATGAAATAGGAAGCTATTCTGTACAGTTGATAggtttctttcagttcttttggGGGAACTGATATGTGGTATTTAAGTTACGAATTTTTGCCTGGTTTTACATTTTCAGGTGGATGGCAGGATGAAACGTGGCCTGATGGTTGGACTGCGGTAACGAGAGATGGAAAGCGATCTGCTCAGTTCGAACACACTCTTCTGGTTACTGATACAGGCTGTGAGATCCTAACCCGGCGGCTGGATAGTATTTGTCCCCATTTCATGTCCCAGTGATAGTCTAGACTGAGCAGGTGGATCTGAACAATACTTATTTGTCTCTGtactatgcatttttttttaagagtacaGAATAGAGAGGAGTTTCAtcatttgctttgttcttgCTGATTGTAGATAAGAGAGGAATTCATTGAAGAACTTGACATGATGTCTGGTAAAGCAGAGAAGAATTTAAagaattttctgctttcctcttaCCTACGACACTCGtgctatatatttttattttcttccattatcTCTTTTGCACCTTTCTTCCAGTTAGACCTGCAGATGCTTCTGTTGCTGCCACATTAGCTAGAAAAGCGTGGGTAACCTTTCCCACCTGGATTTGTTATTCTGGGATCcagttttcttttcacttcagtGTGCCCTGTTTCTCTTGGTGTGTGAGCAGCACCTAAGATTTTATGCGTTTCTAGTTCCAAAGACCCATTCCTGCTTCTGCAGATGCTGTTCTAATGGGCTGGGCCTCATTTGTTTATCAGCTGAGAAACAGTTGGAGAGAGAAGGACGTGCATGTTGCCAAGAATAGATGACCCTTACCTTTAATTCTGTTCCCATCTTTCTGCTGCTGATCTCTGTGGTAATTGTGACTGTAGGTGAGACACGATATTAATGCAGGACTGACTTCTTTTGCTAGAGATTTCTCGAATGGGCTTCCTAGAGGGAAAACTGCTAAATTCTGTCTTaactgcagctctctgcaacAAACCACCTCTCTGTGGAGCAGTGTTTGCAGGCAGTCTCCTGCTCCAAAAGCTTGGTGAAAATGATGCATCAGACGTAGCtagagaaaagaataaaacaagaacCAAAAAGATCCCACAATTCATAGGATCCCTATGTGGGTCAGCTGTGGGACATTTGTTACTGGTACGTCCACAGTAGCTGTGGGGGACTGGATATGTGAGACTTACACAGTGAGATGAGTACATATCTCAAAAGTCTGAGTATGAGAAGACGAAATATccatgctgtttttttgttgttgttgttgttgttgttttgtagtTCTAAAACAGCTGTTTCTCCCTCATCAAACAGTTGTGTGAGTTTCATGGCTGTGTAAAGTCTTAGAGGGGCATAGGAAAACTGATCTTTTCCCTCAGACTGTACAATGGGCTATCTTAATTTTAGTACACACGCACTTTTTTCTTGTCTATCTGTGGATCATGATCAGCTGGTAACCATCACCTTAAGGAGTCTACATTAACCCTCTGTCTTCTCTGTaccctttcttttcccctgctcACTTCCTTTCCATTATCTTTGGTGTCTTTGCTGAGGgaatttgtttttacttttctgaattGTAATGAAATTTTTTTCAGACCCCACTGCAGACTTAAAATCTTACATCACTGTAATGCAAGAAACAGTTAAACCAATGCAGACATTAAATCATACAATTGTGGGCATGAAATACACCTTTTACAAGGTATCTAGTGAATTTGTTGTCACATTAGATCCAAGCATGAGGTACTGCATGCCCTTGGCAATGCAGAATTTAGATGGGGAAAATGTGTTTGTGCTTCACAGAACTGGACTGTCATGGATACTACCAAATACCAAATTTACCAGAAACGTCTTCTCTGCCCTGAGTGCCTCAGACCTCCATTGCTGTAAGAGTATCATTGCAATGTTTTCATtacctttattattattatttttaattatgcagTAAAGTGACCTGAAATGATGCATAGAgtatgtgtgcgtgtgtgtatgcGTGTGTACAGATTTTAACAAAACAGACTGTAGTACTCTGAGTGGAATTACCTGTGTTGAATGAAATGTAGTGTATTGAGAGGACTATCCTGGAGGTTTGCCCACCGTCTCACTCACGTGAATGGTTCCAGGGTCTTGCCTTTTctatgtgtgtgtgcgtgtgtgatGGGGGCCTCATTTTTgttctataaaataaaaattgcagctgcttttaacagaaatcacattttttgTGATCCAAAACCAGAAATAGCATTCTCAAGGTTTCTCCAGGTTTGCTTGCACTAGTGCAAGCCTACTAGTAGATGCATGCAGCCAGTTAAAAATCACACTTAAACCTGTGCATGTGTAACGTGGTTACCTCT
Above is a window of Meleagris gallopavo isolate NT-WF06-2002-E0010 breed Aviagen turkey brand Nicholas breeding stock chromosome 4, Turkey_5.1, whole genome shotgun sequence DNA encoding:
- the METAP1 gene encoding methionine aminopeptidase 1, which translates into the protein MSESEQALKGTSQIKILSPEDIEGMRVVCRLAREVLDVAAMMVKAGVTTEEIDHAVHLACIARNCYPSPLNYYNFPKSCCTSVNEVICHGIPDRRPLQEGDIVNVDITVYRNGYHGDLNETFYVGEVDEGAKRLVQTTYECLMQAIDAVKPGVRYRELGNIIQKHAQANGFSVVRSYCGHGIHKLFHTAPNVPHYAKNKAVGVMKPGHVFTIEPMICEGGWQDETWPDGWTAVTRDGKRSAQFEHTLLVTDTGCEILTRRLDSICPHFMSQ